In Triplophysa dalaica isolate WHDGS20190420 chromosome 19, ASM1584641v1, whole genome shotgun sequence, the sequence ATGACcacgttgtctttgcaatgtgatcattgaaggacagctggtCATCAAAAATGACtcagaggttcctggctgttttggaaggagtgattgtgttattgccaagttggatggtgagatcgtgtGGCACCCTACTGTGTGCCGTAAATacaagtagttctgtcttggccgGGTTCAGCTGGAGGAGATGCTCTTTCACCCAAGCTGACatgtcttctaggcaggctGTGACGCGAGCTGCTAAAGTGGTATCTTCTTGGTGATTTAAGCTGGGTGTCGTCAGTATAACAGGGATAGGAGAAGCtttgtgcctgtatgatgggtccaaAGGATGTCATGTAGTTGGAGAAAGGGAGtggtccaagcaccgatccctgaAGGACCCTATTGATCATGTGGAATTCACTAATAAGAAACTCTTTTAGAGGTGGGGTCACTGCGTAACCTCTAGGCATACTGTAGGTCGTAGGATCAtgctaaataaatgtcattgatAGAAAATATTGCAGGCTGACTGTGATCTCAAGACCATGACAACGGACGTCTTTCAATCTCTTTCACTGTAGGACCAACTTTTAGGAGCCAGGACCACAAAAATCTGCACGATTGTTTCACGATGGTCATCTTTTGTCTGGGACAGCCAAAAATCGTAAAGTGTGAACCTGGCTTTACATACATTTACTTATTACTTAAaagtccaatgtgtcattttttggaggatcttttgacagaaatgcagtaaaatatacataactatgtcttcagaggtgtataaagacctgacataatgaagcgttatgctatgttaccttagaatgagttatttctatctacatacactgaaGGTCCCCTtccatggaattcaccatgttgtttaaacagtagccctaaacagacaaaccaCTCAACAGAATGCATTTTGTAAATAGTCCCGTTGTAACCAATGACAGCCAGCCTTTTACTCttctttttacataaaaatgtgatGTATAGATCtctaaataaacttaaattatgACTTGATTTCTctcacaaatgtattgtttccTTTAGAATGCACTTTAGAAGACGTTCATTAACCTCTTTCTTGGAGTAAGGATTACTTTCCAGTGTTGGGGAGTAGCTAACTACAAGTAGCAAAGCTACTtacttaactacatttttcGGTAGCTCAACGACTTTTACAACAGTGTAGCTTTTCCAGTagttaattacttttttaagaaaGTAGCTACATTCCATTCTGCCTTCAGAGCAGCGCTGTGTAACGTCGTCTTATTACTGTATAACAACTTGAAACGGTTCATTATTGTCATCTGCAGTAACTATGTGTTGTGCCTTTTTATGCTTCTCTGAGAGGAGATCATAAAGGACGTACATGAATGGGTGAATATTTTAAGTTCGACACACCCATCCTATTAAGTATTAAATATGAATcttatgaaatgaaaacaataaatcataataatattgtttttcatcattttaaacgtctgtatttatttaaaatattagtcaGTGACACATATTCAGGTGtttcacatcacataaaaatactATTGTATACTTTAGTCTTAACTATAGTAAATTGTAGGCTAGTATATTACAGCAGTAGAATATTATGATAATTATCACACAATATTAACATATACTAGAGTATTCTGTATTATCTATAGCTATAGTAAATGTATTCACTTTATAAATCCTGTAGTATGATTTAATATTTACTGtggtaaagtaaaaaaatggtACTGTATGTAGGACATTAACAATACAGTTTGCTATAATAAATACTATGTTCCTCTATTTTTTATGTGagattgtaaaaacaaaagtagTTTCAAAGAAGCTAGctactttttataataaattgtagtGTAGCTAACTACTTTTTCAGATGGGTAGCTAAATTAAACTACTTTTATGTATGAGTAGCTTGTGGCTTATCTAACTACAATCTCAAAGTACCTTCCCCTAACACTGATGCTTTCGGAAGCCTTATGCAATGGCATGACAAATCTAGGACGAaccataatattatttaaaatagacGCTGGTCTACCCGAACGAAACCGGAAGTGCTAGACCAGTGTTAACATCTTTTAAAGTGGTCTATAGCTGATTGTGTCTGCGGCTAAAAAAAAGGAGGTCATATCCACACCATGAGAGTGAGCaaataaactttgtttaaatattataaaaactaaCGGCAATGCATCATACTGGATATTATTTACAGctttataagaaaaaaattctAAGAGCTTTTATTTATTCGATTTGTAATGTTTCGTGTAAGTCCTCTGACGCCAAGCTCATACAATAACATTACAAACAGAGCTCAAAACAGGAATATGGTGGAAATGAGACAGCGATCTCATTAATCACTCAACTCTGCGTGAATTCAGTTTTCTTTGGGGAAAATATTCATCAGGCACCTTTCAATCTCCAGTGAAAATAAACTCAACTACATGAGTCATTGCCTCTTTAACACTAGCGTTGTATGTTAGAGGTTCAGGCTGTTTCCTGCAAGCTGACCTCTCCCTTCCTTCTGCCCTGTTACTGACTTCTTATCTGCTGTTCTCCAGTCAagattaaagtgagattaaagCATAGAAAATCATTAATGGAATAGTTTACCAGGAATTATTAATTTCAACCTTTATTATCAAAGTAATATGACtgtcttcttcttttctttacCACAAAAGCGAAAGGGTGGCGATGTTTTTGTAATATGTATTTCCCTTTATTTTGGTAAATTGAAATACTGCTTGCCAAGGTATGTTGccaataacaaataaacaaaacagaatgtCTTATAACATGCTGTGAGACATCTTGAACTGCTATTTGAGATCTAAAATGAGTTTAATAGCAATAGAAATGGAAGATTTTCTATGAACAGATACGTCAACCGTTCCTCTCACAAAGCTGCTATCTGTCTTCAGAAAACCTGGAAAATGTTGCAAGTTTATGGtgctgtttttgtcattttagaagCTAAATAGCAACAGACCTCATTATATGGACGTAGAATATATTATATAGTTCTCAttacttccattatatggaaaGAACTGTTTCTCCTGTTCCactgaaagaaaatgtttggaACAAAACATGATGGTGAGGTAAAGGTTTCGTTTTTAGGTTAACTATTCCTTTGAGCAGAAGCAGAGATGTTAAAAGTCACGGATGACAGAGTGAACTTGATTCACAAAACGCTTCAAGGTTTTTTGAAATCTGTGTTTCGGGCCGACACAGTGACCGCTTACAGATGTAGAGTACTGTGTGCTGCTAGAcgttaaataaataagtttgtACGTCTGTATactacattcatttaaatctaTAAGGTCTGAAATGGAACGAGCCGGTCATTCAGCGTATTGACTGATATATTACATGTTCCTAAATGTGCAAGAGCGTTGCAAAGTGATGGTGTGTTAGCCCTCGACTAAATATCCCATTGCACTGCCTTAAATGGGAATCACATAGAAACAGGCCATGTTTTCTGTGTGGTTCTGATTAATACCAGATTCGACTGCTCTGGCCCTCATCCAGTTCCCACCCAGGGACAAACCGATTTctatttcttctgttgaacacgtaTTAGAGAATGCCATGATCTGTTCCCCTATTTTAGACATATCTTTCTTATTTTACAAATGCCTGTTCCCCAAGTCTTGACGCCTTGCCATTTGGAACAGCTAGCCAAATAGTTCAAATGGGAGTTGGACCTCTAAATTGCAAGAGCTTTTCTGCAATAAACTTTGCTCTGTGCAGGGCAAATTTTATAGAGGGAGTTCTCAAGTGGTAACTTTTATGTCGGTTTCTAACTTTACTAAAAGTGACTTACTCAAAGGCGAATACTACGctcaaatgcatttacattgGTCAGACACAACTCATGTTGTGCATTGGAGTGCACACAAACATCTCTGTAAAAATAAAGGGGGTGGGGAATAGCTggaaaaataagaatttgataTTGTTTTATGAATGTCATGGCgtgttaaagagacagttcacccaagaatgaaaattctttcattttttcaccctcatgtcattccaaacctgtatgacttactctcttctgaagaaaacaatataatatgttTCAAAGCAcgttgataaccgaacaacattcAAATGTATGGATTGGACATAGAACGAcagcaacatttttcaaattatcttcttatTTGTTTTAACTTGTATTTAATTGTTATAACATATACTATCATTTTCAATATATCTTTTTTGGATTGTTTTGAGTTTTAAATAACAGAATCCCATATTTTCAATATGTTTCACCGTTTTTATTAATAGGATATTAACAAGTTAACATACAAAAAAGTCATTGAAGAAACATTATTAACAATTATCAATTCTCGAAGCAGACATATTAGTAACTACAATTTCGTTTTTGGCACCGTTAACCTCTATTGACCTTCCGTATTACGTCATCAATATGCGCCACCAGCCTTGACATTCAGACGCGTGTGATATGTTTTCATGAGTTTTTGACCTTTACATCAACGTTTGCCTTAAAAGAATACCGGGTAagcatattatttacattttacacttACATCCAGATTAATTTAAGTGTTAATGTCCTTTGCATACTACGCAACGTGGTCTCACTGCGCAGAGCTGTCCACAAACTAACGTTAGTTAGCTTAGGTAACAGCTTTGGATTTTGTGACCGAGTTCTGACTTCgtttaacattaatatttatgaCACTGCGAATCTAAACAGCATGTCCGTTAAGCAAGCATCGGTCCATGCGAAATGGGTCATTGGTCGGGTGATCGGGACCAAAATGAAGAAGACAACAAAGGTGCGAGTTACCAGACTTGTGCTTGATCCATACCTGCTCAAGGTAAGAAGTGATGTGTCGACTTCAAAATATTGCATATTGTATTCAATAAAATAGTTCTGAGATGACACTTAAAATGAGCCTTGTGACGTAAACGtatgtatgcatgcatgtgATATGTTATCATGTCAACCTATTTGTAATGCTTGACTTCTTTGCAAAACAGTTATGAATGTTTGCGGATTCAACTAATCTGTTTTCACATGCTCGTGTTTCAGTTTTACAACAAGAGGAAGACCTACTTCGCCCATGATGCTCTAGAACAGTGCTCTGTTGGGgatgttgttttgttgaagGCTCTGCCAGAGAGAAGATCCAAACACGTCAAGCATGAACTCTCAGAGATAGTGTATAAAGTTGGGCAGTTGGTCGACCCCCTCACTGGGAAGAGGGTAGCTGGATGTCAGTTTTTAGAGCCTCTTACAGAAAGCACAGAAGACACGGACGTCTCCTTAACAAAGAAACTGGAACAGCTGAATATTACCGCCTCTGCATCTCCCCCATCCTCATAATATTGTCTAAattatgtatgtaaatgtattgattttcaCATATAAAGGTGTTGTACTGTCTACTGGTTCTGTTTAATTGATCAGAATAACCAAAAAAGTACTTCCAATAACAACCACAGACTGTAAACTTTTTGAGCCTTTTTTCCGGTGTTATGCATGCCTACATAACAAGAGCAAAATAATCAGATcgttttatttaatgcatttgaatAGAATCTGGATCTTAATGGTTATCTTACGATAATGcactaaacaaaaaaactaaatgaggAAACAAAAACGGACTGCAGAATACATGAAGACAGTGTGACATTGCCATCTAGTGGCAATGAAGGCTATACTTTTAGTACACACTGTCACagctaaacatatttttaaagttgTGCATAGGGTAGTATGTAAACTGTATTCATAAATGTCCAAAACACTCTTAAGACAATTaacaatagtttatttaaaagataattGACATTAACACTGATATGACTTGCATAAACCAATATCTGggaacaatatatatatttaagacttttaaattataatttcattATACATCTAATCAtgatgaaatgcatttaaatgacaGTATTATTTTGTACATTGTCAGCAATAGGGAGAATCCTCACACTATtcaaaaatatactaaaatacaaaagaagagcCAACAATACCTTATTTACAGTTCAGCTGGAAAGTCCATAAAGTATATCATGTGGTTACCAAGTCTACCTGAGCGGATAACTGATATCATCATCATATGATGTTGCATGTtggttttaaaaacactgtGTTGGCACAGGACTTCTTTTAGTGCTTAAGCCTGTGCAGACTCCACTGTCCTTTGAATATGAGACACTTCAAGCACCGGCATTAGAAGCTGGAACGCATCCTGGATATATGATGCGCTGTTTGAAGCCttggaataaaaaacaaaagataatgTCTCATGATGCTTAAGAGCCAGGTGTAAAGTCCTTAATCTTAGGGTTGAATGGTGATTGTCAtagacataaaaataaacacacacctcTAGAAAAACGCTGGTTATAAGTGGATTGAGAACTTCTCCCTTCTCCTTTGCCTGAAAAACATTCACATGCACAGTTGGTGTCATAACTGCACTGGCATCAGTATTATACATACAATTTTAACAATGTTGATATAGGCTTTGAATTCCTCTATCTCACCCCAATGGCAGTCAAGCCTGATGTGAACTTTTTGCAAAGGACTGATATCTCCTTACACATAATCACAGTGACtctaaaagtaaaaacacatcATTGTATTAATTTAACTGAATCCCAATGAGGCATGTAGTAACCATTGCTTGTAATAAATTGCATCAAGATAACTCACTGCGATAGGATTTTGGCTTGTTCTGCATCTGTGGCTTCATCCGTGTTACAATGAAGTAGTATTTCAGCTGTTTTGTGAAATTGCTCTATGGATCTTGCGGTGAACTCGGCCAAGCTTGTAATGGCAGACAAATGTGCCTCCTATAAAAAGAATATCTCTAATGATCAAAACGCaagcaaataaacattattcatATAATGCATATACTGTCTCTATAGGATAATTTACGGACCTCAACGTTGCATTTTACCGCTGGTGTTTCCTGTTCTTTCTCCTCATCTTCCTGCTGTGACTTCATGTGTGTGATGCGGCTGAAGGCGTTCTTTCTGGCCTGAGTAATTAAAATGAAGtatatgtaatttaataatgctaaaataaaaGATCTGAACTTTATCATTCAACAGGTATGCTATATAAGTGATACCTTGCAAAGCTTTTCTGCTGACGTGGATATGAGCAAGCTTTCAAGAACATCTGTCAGTTCCTTTATGAACTCTTCTCCATCATCACCTGAGATGTAAGGTTTCAGAGATAGAGATTTCCTTTTTTCccattgatttaatattttgttttgtatttaacatgtttttaacgATCATGTGGTTTGCTGGTTTTTAACTACAGATTTGTGTTCATTGCACTTCTTTACCTCTTGTATCGTCCTCCACCTCATCGTCAAACTCTGTAAGGGAAAACGGCTCCTTAATCTCCTCTAACTCTTCCCTCAGTTTAACCAACTCCTCACCTGACAAAGTGGTCAGGACAGATTTCACCTGCAGACATGCACAAGATTAGATTTAAGTCTCACACTACACTGAACTACATGTGATTGTTTCATGCTCCCATTGTCTTCATTGTGTTAGATTTGTAAATTCTTACCTTGGTATCACTCTCCCTAGAGAGAATCTCTAAAGCCTCTAGATGGGACAGCCCCTGAAACTCATCAAACAACATCCCATAATGAGCCTTCTTCTGTGTTTCCGATGTGAAGTTATCGGCTGTCTGCTGCTCTTCTTGTTCCTTTGCCTCTCTTAAGACCTTGAAAAATAAGTTTAGCTTTGTTAACAGCCTCTGTACAATGCAATAGATTAATGCATTCCCATAGACTTcaattgtaaatgtataaatgtgaaaaattaGATTTATGGTATTTTTATAGAACAAGAGTTtactttttatgaaaatgaCGGACAGCAAATTGTAGATATGGGTGAATATTCTTGTAATACATCTCATTAAAACAGATTTCTATATTAAGTGTTGTACCTGTGACAGTGTTGAGTTTCTGTTCATCAGcccttttgttttcttaaagccGGGGTCTCCCTCTGCTATCACATCCATCGTCTTCTTCCCAATAAACTCCAATGCATCCAGACCACCACTTATAACTGTTTTaccctggaaaacaaaaacGTGGAGGAAAGATAAATGTTAAAACTCAGACATtcacattaaatacaaaaatatgttaacCTATgctatacaaatataaatatgacaaTAAACTATAACTTATAAAATACTTTAGGTTACAATATACAGTTGCAAAACAAATTAAGtgatcatttcaaaattattttcagtttaaactattttctgtttatctgaatttactatttataggtatgagTTTAGGTACAATTATCGTTTCTATTTCATTCTATgaactataaaaaatatttctctcaaatttcaaatacaaatattgtttacatttgcatgTATTAGCAGAAAATATAAACTGGAGAAACGGGTCCGAAAAATGGAAAGCTCTGTATATTCTCTGACCTCaat encodes:
- the mrps17 gene encoding 28S ribosomal protein S17, mitochondrial, which codes for MSVKQASVHAKWVIGRVIGTKMKKTTKVRVTRLVLDPYLLKFYNKRKTYFAHDALEQCSVGDVVLLKALPERRSKHVKHELSEIVYKVGQLVDPLTGKRVAGCQFLEPLTESTEDTDVSLTKKLEQLNITASASPPSS
- the fam114a2 gene encoding protein FAM114A2 yields the protein MSDNESSASDQTEKSVDQESSSPDRDEPPSDSQIDRSTDVAPVRKTRRRPEHKPPPEDQKTPETPPQAETASNPSTESTDSKGGWGYWGNWGKSLISTATATVATVGQGLSQVIEKAETSLGIPSPEELSAQVEEEEEKSDAYIEADKEEGSQSSGMGGAMGIISSSSMGMLSSLTSVVQSTGKTVISGGLDALEFIGKKTMDVIAEGDPGFKKTKGLMNRNSTLSQVLREAKEQEEQQTADNFTSETQKKAHYGMLFDEFQGLSHLEALEILSRESDTKVKSVLTTLSGEELVKLREELEEIKEPFSLTEFDDEVEDDTRGDDGEEFIKELTDVLESLLISTSAEKLCKARKNAFSRITHMKSQQEDEEKEQETPAVKCNVEEAHLSAITSLAEFTARSIEQFHKTAEILLHCNTDEATDAEQAKILSQVTVIMCKEISVLCKKFTSGLTAIGAKEKGEVLNPLITSVFLEASNSASYIQDAFQLLMPVLEVSHIQRTVESAQA